ttataaaaccatATTAACCAGTCAGACTTGCATAGATATCACAAATCATTCATTTCTGTTTCAAAAACTTTGATTTAGATAACCTGTTTTCAATGCGACTTTACTCTTTGGTATCTATTGTCTTAAATCAAAACTATAGAATGATTTACAATGTATGTAGAGAATATAGAGTCCCAATAGTAATTGTGAGGTAGTAAATCTAATGAACCAAACTATCGAAACCATACTATAAAGTACTATAGGACATTTGAAGCAAGGATACGTTAATGCTTTAGTTTGCCTAAGTGGAATTTACATCTCCGTATCATTACAATTTAGGAGTACGGTTGTGCGGTAAATGagtttacaattaatttaaacgttGGAAATTGCGAGTACGTCCCGAATTAATCGGTAATACATAACggttaaacgttttaaatatttctgaaCGTTCCTACAAGATATTCCTGAATAATGGTTCGGAATTTGCTGAACTTGTAATACTACATACAAAATATGATAAccaatttaaacaattaataataaaatataattaaaaagtcaGTGTATAGCAATTTATTACggattttcatttattaaaatgagtgtatttttaataaaaatgattaaaattgttaattaaactgAGCGATGAGTTATTTTCctagtttaatttaataataaatctgtTACATTCGTTGCCCTCTGGAAACTGAAAGCTTCAACtgtattgatttttatgaCCGACTTGCAGAATACTTTCAAAGAAtccaaatattctttttaaatccaaAGTTATTTctgattaataaattataattaattgaccttaattaattatacatatacacGAGAATCGAGAATTGCAATTACTTCCCGTAAGTTGGCAAATATGATGATGTCCAGAACTTCAACGattaattttgtgataaaacGGCTCGTGTACCTAGCTTCAGAAATATTTGAAGTTCCATATGTACAACTCAATTTcaagtaacattttcagtgtACGCGGAACATCTATTCAAACCATGTTCCCAGTAGGAAAACCATCTCAAAGTGTATACAGCAAAGAGCATGATTGCAAATTGAAATTGTAGACGGGATTTTCGTTATTTGCGTATACTCTTCATTGCAATTTTCGTTGTCGAGCGATTTACAAAGTGGATTGGAGTAGATAGAAGTGTTTAAAATCATATATTCgacataaaacaaataataaatacgaTATTAGAGATATTAGATTTAATCTCAACCTTTCCTCTGCTATGTTTGATACATGATCGTACAAGGTTTTAAATTACAGATTGTACATTGTTAGTAACTGTGTAGTGATTACAATACATGAAAAAACAAGTAGAATAATATAAGATTAATATTGAACAAACGGAAGTATAAAAGCTTTAAAGTCCTAGAATTAATGACGTTTTTATGACAAAACAATAGAGACTGCATGCCTTGTTCTTTTGTTATATGAGTTGAAAggaaattttagtgaaaaaatAAAGGGATTGACGTAAAATCAAAAAGTAGAAATAGAAGAATGCGGACAAAGATGAATGTGCATACACTGAAAACGTTCAAATGTAACAAATAAGCTGGTGGGGGTATTTGCAGAAGATGGAGATATGTGCTGACctcaaacaattattaaaaaataaaaaatatcaaaggaaatatattacatttttatttactccTAAAGGAAGAGGATTTAAAATTACGAAATACTTATATATAAACTTAATATATGTGCATAATATTACTGATTCTCCAACTACATACTCGAAATAATTCACAACAAGAGACGAATATACTGAGAATATAAACgaacaaacaacaaaatactaaaaaatgaactaaacagataaaacaaaaaaattcaaaaattaatccaaaaataCCAACTGGATCGTTGGTTAGAAACATGGAAAGAAATAGAAACGCATCGCGGCAGAACATATTggcagaaaatcaaaaaagtgacAAAATACAAGAAGACCAGCGACATTCCGACAATATACGATATACTTGCACAACACTTTCGAAGTGCGTTCACAAGATTTCTAACTATGGCAACCCACGCGCATAACGgtatactagaaaaaactcAAGGAGAATATGATGAACACCTATCAAAAGGCAAAAGTTCATGCCCCGGATTGGATTTAATAACCAAAAAACTACTGAGACAGCTAAACCTAGAAGTACATAACTTAATCcgaaaaattatcaatttctgCATACAAAATCCCATCATCATGGAAAAAAGCTACAATTATAACAATCCAAAAACTTGGAGCAAACCATTCTCGTCCACAAAGCTACCGCCCTATCACCCGACTGTCTGTAATTGGAAAAATCTACGAAAGTATCCTAAACTCCAGAATTCTTCACCTTATCAAAGACAAAATCCCTATATACCAATTCGGCTTCAAACAGAAACAATCAACAATTCATCTACTCATTATTCTCACAAATAACATACAAGTAACTAACCTACATCACCGAAAAATCGCGATCTTATTTCTTGGCATAAATAAAGCCTTCGACACAGTCTGGCACCAGGGCCTTCTATACAAGATGGATAAATTACATATATACCTACACCCTACCTGAAAATTATAGATGAATATCTTCGCGACAGGATACTgagcatcaaaattaataatgctACATCCTTTCATTTCTCCCCTCTCCAAGGACTATCTCAAAGATCCCCAATCTCACCTACCCTGTACAACGTCTACTGCTATGATATGCAATATGCAGACGACACAACACTAATATCGCATAGAAAAAACCTTCACATAGCAATAGAATCACTCCAGACGCTATACAACAACATATCATCATGGTTCCACAAATGGAGAGTCACCCCCAATCCGGACAAATTCCAACTATTGATCCAGAATCACCAATTAATCCCAGAACATCACGACAGGCACATCAATTACAAAACCTACAAACTTGGTCAAATATTTGGGCATAACCCTGGACAACAAGTTGAAATTTAAAGCACgctacaaaaaaatacaaacagaGGTAACAAGACGAGCAAAACACTTTAGATCATTGACCTATAAAGACAGTGGTATTTCTGTAAAATCGGCCACACAGATTTATAAAAGTATATTCCGACTACTTCTCGATTAGTTACATCTCACAACTATATGTTCCCCGGAGTCAACAAAGGAAGTAATAAGGAAAGcagaaagaaaatgtttatgaattCTGGCAAGAATTAGACACCCGAACAATCCACTGCACAACATAAATAGTGAGGATCTATATTCAAGAATGGAAATAAAACCAATCTCATTGATTCATAAAATACTGAAACAAAAATTCTCCAAAAATGCCGAACGAACGAAGAAAGACCTAAAACATTATACGTAGAACTCAACATAAATTCACAAACATAAATATActgttattttataattaatataaacggAAAGACTTTATAACGGTAGATAGCtgaataaagttattttctcTCTCTATTActgatttaaatattaacaagTTTCTGTTTTGCGTGCAGATTTTTGCTcaatttattaacataaacaaTTCGGCTGTTTATAGTAATTTTTtactataataaaaatataatatatgaaaaaaattctctTGTAATATAAAGGACGACTATCCAAAACTTAATCATTGTAATAactaataacaataattttaaaggtCAAAATAATATCATGCATGGTGCAGGTGAGAAAAGATGTAACTAAAATTGGATAACAAAGAAGATTAAAGGAGTTACAAAGGGGAAATcccaaaaaattgttttaattaatggGAGAAACTATGTAGCAAATATTTtgcaagaaaataaataaccgATTTTGTAGAATTATAATGCTACATCgtcatatatgtatattaggTCAAATAACTTTTCAATTTATGAAAGTATATCTACTTTAACATGGCTTTATCGTCAGCTTACCTCGAGGAATTTGGACAAATTCTTCAAGACAGCAACAAGGCCGTTCATAAAAAGCCAGTGTGTCTGTGGGGCTTTATTTTAAATGCTTCACGATACAGCAAAACACCCTAATCTATTTTACTATGATAGAGTTGTTGGTAGAATTCTAGGTATTAGCAATAATCTAGTAACGAACATTCTGCATATTAAATGGaccaaaaatacaaaaataataagcaCATCAACATGTGCCCAGCAGTTTTGGGttggtaaaaaatttattaaaatacctTCACCCCAATCGATTTCGGCTAAGTAAGGCAAAATTATAATTCGTGTTCTAAAATGTGTCAAGATCGCATACTACCGAGGTATAGTATGCGTATAATGAGTATAACATATACTCattaattttgtgttgatTTGGAATTCATTggactgcctcggccgcaagcaacctcggcttattAACACATGCATTTCCTGTTTTAGTATTTACTGAGGTTGCTTGTGGACGAGGCAATATAATACATGTTCAGTAATCTTGGGTTgttatgaaatttattaagatgcctcggccgcaagcgacttcTGCTCAGTGAGACAAAAACATAATTGCGTGTTTTGCattatattatatgtatattaattttgtgttgatTTGAAATTCAATTGACTGCCTCGGCCGATACCCATTTCGACTTAATCAGGCAAAATCATgcatttgttgttttattattaggcGAGATCGCTTGCAGTCTAAGCAATCCAACATACTATGAGGTTGATAAACTTCAGGGTGTTATCAGCAGTTCAGTAGTGAAAATTCTTCACACAACTCTAAAAACAGcattacaacaatttttacacCTTACCGGATCTACAGAACttaattgttcaaaattgtAATCTGGTCTGAgtgtaatttaaaagaaacataGCCTCACCGTTTGATCTGTAGTCCGCAGCTCCTTCTAATTATTGCGTTGTTAACAATTCTTGTTAACCttacattttgaaacaatatcaGATCGTTCTTCAATCAGTTTTTCTGTTCTCCACGATTTTCGTTTAGTTTTAAAGTCAACCACTTATAACATGCCATCTGCAAATtcattatgtcaaaattaaataacttaaacCGCGTAAGTTGAGAAGCCAATGTAAATAATTGCTTGGTTTCATCCTTTACTGTAACCATTTCTGGTTACCTGTTAACCATTTAATATTCTTGACACTAAATATAGACCGATGATCTGTCTTTAAAGCAAAGATGTGCTGATTCCGCCAAAGTACAATATGAGGGTTCCTTTAATGACCAATAATGATGATTGTGGCAATTGTAAATATTCAATAGTTGAAAGACGCTTCATCGATAATTAAACCTTTATGGAACACGTCAGGATTGTGGCGAATGTTTTGTAATGTGAAATACTACATTTACATTTGCataaattacataatttaatgttgctacgagcaagtcctaaaatattctcgggtttgacagtggcgatgttaataaagaaCTTATTAACGCATGTCTCATTCTaagagaactggtccacagtaggcgaagtatttcttcagcccacagttcAATCCTATGGTGGCCAACGCAAATAATACATCAACTGCTGGCTCTGGCTCCACAAACGGTTTAGCGCTGCgctctcgtgctagcttatctgccgcttcattgccagcaaccccagagtgacctgaaacccagatcagagaaactctgttatcacaactcagtgtgtttaaagtTCTTTTACAGTCATTATTCAGAgtcgacaccgttttcacggtctgcagcgcctggagagcggcttgactgtcttgagaaaaatcgtactgtcatgttcttcacccttttctcaagaaggattttagcagccatgtcaatagcaaacacttccgcctggaatacagtacagtacgtacctaggctgtaagcttgctaaatccgaggtgtctggcagtatactccttcCTCGACCCCTTCCGGCGTTTTTAATCCATCTGTGAACGTGCAAATGtctgcctgaaccagagaattttcgttttcgatccaggactgccgttTAAGCAGTACAATATgatatcgagcattaatcagtGATAGTGATCCCgtcaaatctgacggcattgatagcacaataTCAGtacttataatgtcttccgcagcccattggttcgacatgtcggaacagttttgagcatattgcttaaatctgtaaatggtagttCTAGCCACGTTTTGTGATCTGAATAACAGCGGTTCAGAAATCGTTCTCTGCAGAAACGGTCAGCAGCAAAggagttattattaaatgcaCAAAGTCTGTTACCACATCAAtgtgttctttttttaacttctGACTTCTggtctttatttaaaaaccttCTGGTTTAATTGGTTAACCTTTATAGGGCatataacaaacaaataaCGAAACAGAATTTAATGCAAAAGTGGGTTTATTGAAACATACAAAAATGGTAACGGGAcgaattttacaagaaaatgataatattaacATGGCAATCTTGCACTTTGCAACACTTGAtcttttcagttttttttctttgatctATAATTGCAACAGAAGGCGATTGATGTAAATGATCTCCAATATTTGACAGTCTGACAGTCATATTATCAACGGTGAATACACGTACGCACGTCTTCTTCCTCTTGTTCTTTTTTGTGATTAACCATGATGTTGATGGGGGGCAGGGCTAGTTATGACGCGTACTAGTTGTAACCACCATCGTCATTATTTCCACGCTATGTTTTAACAGGCATTGAGCTAGTCAAACATATTCACGTCCCcatatttttacaataatcAGATACTGATTACAAAATTGTCAACTATTGATTCCAACAACTACGCATTCCTTTTTCCCCATTTCTCCACTTTGCAACAGAAGTATCACCTCAATTCAAAGAATCACACAGTTCGTAAGCTAAACTCTTATCATCAGCAATATCTTTGTTCTGGAAGTGATTAAGTATTTATACTGAAACATTTCCTAGTCCAATGCTCGTCTTTTATTTCCTACTACGGTCACGAAGGTAGCATTCAAATCACGCACACTGGAATTTATGGTATGGTTAAAACGTAAATCTGATCTGATTGATCGTAAGTTTATACGATCATTTATCCAAGTTGAGGCAAAAGGAAGTAACACACTTCGGTAGAGATTTGTAAGGAAACGACTATAAGTTATGGGAATATCTTAccttttaattaatgaaacaaggtttcttttaattgtcttttaaaaaactaaCTTTTAAAGTCACTGGTATCCAAATCAGGCAAGGAGCAATGAAAAGATTCTTGTAAAGAAATTAGAGGAGGAGAAAAGATTATGCTGAAATGATTGCTCTTATTGGCTGTGGTTCCATCCTGTTGTTACCAGTTATTAAGAAGCAAGTACATAGATATCTCTAATTTTTATGCTTGTCGATCAAATTTACCCAATCTATTGGatcaatattattatgatCGCTTATATTAGTCACATTTTGGATTATAATTCCAGACAatatatttcttcaaaatagaACTGTTCTTATTAGAACAAGTTTTCGAAGTTTGAATGTGATTCATTGcaacattttatatattttcttgtaaattaCTAACCATTAAACTTATGTCATCTGTGttccttttaataaatttcggcATAATTGTGAATGTGAGTAAGACTTCAAGAGCACATTAAGTGGTTTAAATTCCGCCTGCCAAAGGAATCTAGGAATCCAAGTGGTGAATTGAATTCCTTCATAAACCTTTTTCTGGATAATTGATACTGAAcaacgaaataattttttgctgTAATTCCATATTTTATAACCTAAACTATAACGTTTCTGTTTAAAACAATCATTCAATTacgataaaatttaatttctagcATAGAAGGAAAATAGAAAATGGgtattttataacataatattCAATATTCAAAGCTAAATCGTTAGTAATACAAATCATTTCCGAACCATAACCTATTTCCGATAAAAATTGAATACATTCTACACATCATATTCTACTATAGCGACATTCATACGATATTCATACCCGATCCAACTCCAGTAATCTcgttataaaatcaaaatctcGTTCCCGCcaatattatttaactttttaattatctttccGGACAATAACAATtctattttaacaaattatataaataaactttctattaattatcacaaagtaataaaactttatttattcagaacaaaaagtttatgttaagaaataattaaacttgAGTAGTTATTCATTTCCGACTTTTTTTTCAGTACGTACGAGTTTCTTACGATACGAGGCCCGACCTTCtcattcaattatttacgaggGAATGGAACCTAGAACTTCCGAAGCTTCTTATATCCGTGCAGGGTGGCAAAGCGAACTTCGAGCTACAGCCAAAGCTGAAGAAGGTGCTACGCAAGGGGTTACTCAAAGCAGCGAAAACAACCGGTGCGTGGATATTTACTTCTGGTACAAATACAGGTAAtaggattaattttattaaatttgattgttataaaacGTTCcctattttcgtattttatttAGGCGTTACAAGACAAGTTGGAGACGCATTGTTATCCGAAAGAACTCAACGAAGCGGGAGAGTTGTCTCATTAGGTATTGCTCCTTGGGGAATCGTTGAAAATAATCAAGAGTTGGTTGGTCTTGATAGAGACGTGCCCTATCACTCTATATCTTCGCCAAGGTAAAAAATTTCAACCAAGTAATTAGAAATCACATGAAAATGATTTAGCATATGAACGGTTATAAGTTTCTGAATTGCTTCTAAAACTTTATCAACGCGAAATTGTCGGATACTAAACgaaaatttgtttgaaatcaCAAAGTTATAATTAGATTTCTGCAATAACTATTACGATGCCGCGCTGTATTCACAACGTAAGGCTAACACATTTAGTACCTGCACTTAGTAAAACGTAGTTAGGAAACTAATACAGGTAACATTGAGCAGGTATTATGATTTCAGAAATGGAGATTGGGAACTTAATTCCTACATTTAAACTAactcattaaaattaaattctttaataatattttattgttaggCATAATTCCAAGCGAATAGGAGTAATTACTATAATTAATTGAATTCATCGTTGTGAGTAAACAACGGAATGTAATATTATTTGACATGACAACTGTAATATGATGTCATCGATGTCATCATATTCATAAATCGTTCAAAATTCCCGTGTAACATATCAtgcacattttgaaattatgcTTACCACGATGTAATGTGAATGTTCTAAATTCGCGTAGAGTATTCCCTAAGTTGTTACTCGACCACCGCCGTCCGAATTTAAACGTGTGTCTAACATCGAACTTCTGTCAAAAGTTTAGCCAAAATGCTAGCGGTAGAGGGAAACCTAAACTGCCGGATTTGTTGTATGTGCCACATGTATTTCGGTGGTTAAGCGCGAAATACCGTTTAAAATACCTTCAGAAAATGTGGGATCCGGAATTTACAGAGGGAGGATTTATTTATGGAACGACGCACGCTATTTGCAAAATTACAGATATTATAAGCAGAAATAAGCCGGACGAATTAGATTCTTTGGTCGAGAATCACGTAAAggaaaaattgaaacaatacATGAGGATTGGTCTTTCTGAACATCAAAAGCGTGCAATTCGATTACAGCCGGACGACATTAAACTGTTGGTACCGATGAAGGTGGCATTTGATACGAAACAATATCAGAAGAGGTGTAATGTTTTATTGAAAACGTTAGCTATGAAATGGTTTACGGTCGGTAATTCATTAAAACTCGTTTTGATTGTTATCGAAACAGAGTTTAGTAGAGATTATACTAAAGGAACTGATTCAGAATGGAACATAAGTACGTTTAACATTTTACAATGCACCTTGGTTAATAATCGACTATCCTGATGAAAACGAACTAATTTGGGCTGGCTTCGTTATATGAATTAGAAAAggcaaaaaattgaaaattttaattaaactaacaaaaaaGTGACTGTTCACAGAGAAGGACAGTTTGACGATGAAATGATCGCTAACTGATAGTTTCGAAAATGATGGTTCTCATAAGCCAAGAAGaaaattcttcttaaaaaatgAACCATCTTCAAAACATATCGTTCATGAAGGACATGAAGATGTTTCACCGCTCATTAACTAACCATTATAATCTCTTTTGATGATGTATCGAGTCATAAGCAGAATCGGTGTAATAGAAAGAAATTACCAAAATCctacatttattataattatctcTGGCGaacaacaatatttttatgtaaacgGTGTTACCtataaaaagcaataaaaattattatacttCAATATATACCTATTAATCATTGTATTTGTGGTATAATCTGCAACGTATTATTATGCTTATTGTTATTATGCTTGCGTTATGCTTATTGTTAAGGTATCAGACATTTTGTGAGtataataagaaacaaaaaaggtCCAAAATATGCAAGAGAAACGTACTGTATATTCCTAAACTGTTGCTGGCTCGGTACATGTTGTAGTCGTCAAGCAGAAAAGACGACGTTATCTACAAGATGTTAAGAGTACTAAAACTCACAAATTTTAGGCGAAATATACAGTACCCACAAAGAAGAGGTTTACTGTTTATGTGTACAAACGGTTTTTTATGTACttaacttttcgaaaaacTACCGGCAAAACAATATTTGCAAACTTTTGAAATTGGAAAGAATAAGTGAGAGACTTCATTGAGAATC
This genomic stretch from Onthophagus taurus isolate NC chromosome 7, IU_Otau_3.0, whole genome shotgun sequence harbors:
- the LOC139430774 gene encoding uncharacterized protein — translated: MHILKLCLPRCNVNVLNSRRVFPKLLLDHRRPNLNVCLTSNFCQKFSQNASGRGKPKLPDLLYVPHVFRWLSAKYRLKYLQKMWDPEFTEGGFIYGTTHAICKITDIISRNKPDELDSLVENHVKEKLKQYMRIGLSEHQKRAIRLQPDDIKLLVPMKVAFDTKQYQKRCNVLLKTLAMKWFTVGNSLKLVLIVIETEFSRDYTKGTDSEWNISTFNILQCTLVNNRLS